GTTTTAAAAAAGTTCATAAAAAGCTACGACCTCAAAGAAGAAGACAACCTAGCAACCATTCCCCAACTCCAACGACCCTTCAAACAAAAGAAAGAGCTCAAAACCCTAAAACTAAGACTAAAACATATGAGGAAATTCTTCTCACAAGAATGGGACAGGAGAAACGGAAACACAACAGTTAAAAAACTTCTTATGGGACATTCCCTTCTGAACGATATTAACACCCTCCACTACTCCCACCACACCAAGGAAGACCTAAAAAACATTTATGAAAAAATTATGGGGGACATCAAATTCCTCTCCTAAACCCTCTTTTTCTTTTCCCTCAGGACTTTACTACAAGACTAGTTAACCCAATCAAAATTAAAAAATGGGGATCCCCCATAAGGGAACCCCCCATCTTTACGGTATCTCGCTCCAATGAATCCTCTGTCACGAGAAGAATTTGAGCCTTTCGTTGACTCATTATCCATACCACAGAGACGCCTCTGTTCCTTTGTGAGAACCTGGACGTCTGCATAAATCTCATCATAAACCTCCTTAAGTTCTTTTTCAGATTTGTTGGCATAGTGGAGGCTGTGGACGTCACTTAGTGAATGCCCCATGATCTGCCTTTTGACGATCTCATAAACACCCAAACCCAATCCTCTCTTGCTCCCTCTTTTTTTCATTACCCTACGATCCCACTCTTCAGCAAAGAACTTTCTCAGATATGCAATTTCAAAATTCTCACTGCACTCGCTCAACTTGAATTTCAGCCTATCCCTGTAGTTGTTCATGATCCTATTGACAAAAATCGTCGAAATGTCTTTTTTACCCTGGCTGATAAAGAGATACCCACCATTTGCTTGAATACGTTCATCATACTTTTTGATGAAATACTTTAAGAATGCTTGAGCCTCTTTAGTCAAGAAACTGACCTCATACCCCTCTGTTACTCTTAAGAGTCTGCCCTCCTTGGTTTCATTCACTGGAAACTTGACTATGCCGTTTTCAAGGTCAATCCAATCAACTTTTATTCTCGCTACTTCCTCTTTCCTCCGTCCCGTCGAAACCATCAAGAGCAAGAAAGCAAGCATCCTCTCGTATTTCCATGTTGAAAGCTTCCTCTTACGGTGAAGGTCTTCCACTTCCTTAAACAGCCTCCTAACGTCCTCAATAGTTACAATTTTCTTTGTTACCCTTCTTTCAAAGATTAAACTTCTTTTTAACTGTCTTAGCTCCCTATCGAAAAGAGAATCGAACTCATTGATGCCCAGAGCTCTCAAAAATTTTTTCACGTACCTTAATCGCTTGATCATGGAACTGGTGGAATATCCAGCCTTCTTTAGTGCAACGATGTACTTTTGTACTTTCTCCGAGCTAACCTGGTAAGCTCCAGACCTTGGAATGCCAGGACTAGTCCCCTTTTTGGGGAACTTTCCACTTTCAAGAAACATCAAAAACTCGTACAACCATTTTTTAACCTTTCTGAAAGTGTCTTCAGACACGTCAACCTCGTGGTAATCCTTCAGGAATCGC
This genomic window from Thermococcus alcaliphilus contains:
- a CDS encoding tyrosine-type recombinase/integrase, encoding MKGKARDSYLSGEVHVIEKSDVERFLKDYHEVDVSEDTFRKVKKWLYEFLMFLESGKFPKKGTSPGIPRSGAYQVSSEKVQKYIVALKKAGYSTSSMIKRLRYVKKFLRALGINEFDSLFDRELRQLKRSLIFERRVTKKIVTIEDVRRLFKEVEDLHRKRKLSTWKYERMLAFLLLMVSTGRRKEEVARIKVDWIDLENGIVKFPVNETKEGRLLRVTEGYEVSFLTKEAQAFLKYFIKKYDERIQANGGYLFISQGKKDISTIFVNRIMNNYRDRLKFKLSECSENFEIAYLRKFFAEEWDRRVMKKRGSKRGLGLGVYEIVKRQIMGHSLSDVHSLHYANKSEKELKEVYDEIYADVQVLTKEQRRLCGMDNESTKGSNSSRDRGFIGARYRKDGGFPYGGSPFFNFDWVN